CCAATAAATTTTGGCATTCCTCAATCAAAAAAATCCAGATAAGGTTTACCACGCAGTGCACTGGAGAGAGGTACAGATCTTATTTAAGCAAGTCATTGTGGTCTTCAGTGCTTTGCCTGTTGTTTAGACAAAAAGAAATGTTGCTGAATGTGTAACAAAACTGTCTTTCTCCTATTCTGACAGTTCAGTAACTACAGAAAGTCGGGGTGGAGTTGTAAACGGAGACTGGACGTCTCATAGATGGAGTCACGTACACAATATCCACCGTTGATTGTATTTCTACATAACTGCAGTTTGGCTCTAGCATGCTAGAAAGCATGGGATTGTAGTCAGGAAGCGGTGTTTGTATACACTAGTTTACTGGGCAAACTGGCTGATGGCTTTAGAGCTCAAGTGACGACTCGGCTTTTGTTCAAACCTACACACTAATTGAGTAAATATCATCACATCTAAAACTACTAAATAAGGAAAACAAAAGGaataaaatatgattaaaatattgtgtttaataaactaaaaggataataatattgtttttggttttgtacaGTAAGGGGGGTTAGTGAACTTTGTTGGGTGCAGCCCTTTGTTAGCAACTACAACACGTGCTGAGCAATGGTAGTAATTACCTATGACACTGTTTTCAAAGTTTAAATCGCATGTAGCTTGAAGCAGTCAGTCAAAACACTCCATTTTCATCTGGCAACATTTAAATAGTCTCCATTAATAtctgcagttttattttaattcttaATCTGAGGCAAATTACAAGAGAACAGATTGAGTCCAAATATAAAGATTGCATTTTTACAACTCAAATCTGTTTAGTCAGGAAAACAAAAGGGAACTAAGAGGACTACAGTCCTTGCAAAAACCTAAATAAGATTATTTTTCCCCTCTCATTGCTTACTCCAAGCCAAAACACTACATACTCTTCCCATCTCCACTAACCATTTGCTCCTACAAAATCTCAAAACTGCACTTCAAGCAAAATGTTTCAACCAAAAGCTCTGAGACACACTTCAAACTGGCGGAGAAAAGGCAGAGGAGAGCtgagggagagacagaaagaagacTGTATTGGCTTTGAGTGTCTAGGTCCTTCCTGCAAATAGTGGGCATAACTGGGGGAGGGGGTGAGAGGGAGGGTGTCTGGGTCGGGTTATGGCGATAGATAGTAAGGGCAGGGTGGCGGCGTTGCAGTGGCCCCTGCAAAAAGTTGACCTCAATGAACGATGAGTGCCCCAGCAGCATAACTCACGGAGCTATCCTGCCAGTTCCTGCACTGACTTGATTGGGCGTAGTTCAGGAAAGTGAAGTTCATTTCTAGACCAGACTTCCTCAGCTCAGCCACAGCCTGCAAAACAGCAAAATCCACTTAGGCACTAATTCACATCATGGGACACAGCAAGAGACTTTAGACAAACAAAGACGATAACGACGACAGATTGGCTCGTTTTAGGGAATTATTCTCGACAAGGACATGAATTTGGATCCTGAATGTTAACTGACCATTGGCCAGAGGACCTGAGTAGCACTAAGACCTATCCTCCTTATGTCACATCTTAATTTAGCTtttccaaataaaataaaaaacaaacaagaaatatAGGGGTGTCATGACGAATGGACTACCTGGAAAGCACTGCTTCCAGAGCCCAGAAGGATGTCATACATGTGGGACTAGAGGTTACATTGAAAGGTTATATTAAAATCATATAACAGTGTAGTATTTCCTTAGGATTTTCTGGATGATCACCTCAAGATCAATCCAGATTCtgtattttctgtgtttcttgTATAGAAAAGCTGATGAGGATGCTGACTTCTTGATTAAAACATGTAGTTTAAACCTCATTTCATTGAAGGTTCTCTACTTGgggtcaaaatgaaaaatacaaataaagtcAGCCCACAACATGAATTTCATCAACGACTGtcatatacacacaaaaaatgaataaacacaaatatgtaATCAGGCAATCagatggcagcaactcagtgcatttggGCACATAGACATGAAGTTCAGAGAGAATGGCtcgaaaaagaaataaaatgtattgttGATCTCAGAGGAGAATGACTAGACTGCTTCAAACTGATAGCAAGGCAACATCTACTCAAATAACAACtagttacaaccaaggtatgcagaagagcatctctgtgCACACAACAAGTCAAACCtcgaagcagatgggctacagcagcagaagagcacacaggacgccactcctgtcagccaagaacagaaaactgaggctcTTATTTAGGGATGCTCATCGAAATTCCTCAATTTCAGTAAACTGTTTGATGACAAAATTCATGTCACTGGGACCCAAGTGAACTCACGGATGCAGAAAGTATAATCCTTGCTTAATGGTGTGTGGGGTATTTGCTTGGCACACCTTGGGTCCGTTAGTGTCAACTGAGAATTGTTTAAACGCCACAGTGTGAGTATAGTATTTTTTCTGAGTATGTGCAAACATATGGTCATCTGTTTTTAACCACAGTGTagccatcttctgatggctgaaGGATAACGTGcaatgtcacaaagctcaaatcatctcaaactggtttcttaaacATGACACCGAGTTCACTGTATTCAAATGGCATCCACACCCCATCATGTCAATATCCTGAATCTATGTAATGAAGAATTAAGGGAGTGTACCTAATAACAACAAGTGTGAGTGAAATACACTTGGTAAGACTTTTTCCTGGGTTACCTACATTTAGCAGCACTCCAATCGGGTGACGCCCACATATGGTGTTGCGATACTTCTTCAAGTAGTTGGTGAAAGACATGGGATCCAGCTGCTCTATAATGCCCATCCCCttgacagacagaaaaaaattaaaccttAAATGTACCCTCATACCTGCAAAAATTTGTATCTTTTTTGGATAAGAACACATTATGACTCGCCACAGCAGGAATAATAAGTGAAATGAATAACACTCATAATGGCTCAGTTCCATTAGGTGTTGCGACTGGCCAAGTAGGTCATGACAATGAATCAGCATGCGCAATAAAACGATCTTCGATAAGCGGAATGCAACTGTCATTAATCAGAAACCCTGTAGTGAAAATCAGCTTGGATATTCACGTTCCTTTTTTATATTCATGTAATATACTAGAGGCTGACCGATATAAGATTTTTCACACTGATACTGTGTAATTTAAAAATTCTATATATTGgccaataatttttttttctttgagacACACACTCATAGTTACACATGGTTATATGTAAATTTGAGTCCTTACTATGATAATATGGCAGTGtagtttttttgctttcacaATAAATTGGTAagtgccctctagtggacaaATTGTGCGTGGTCGAATGACGTCTCccttttcttcttcacttttcacattttcattaattgGCAGTTATAAATGCAGATACTGATATCCATAAGTAGTTAAATGGCCAATATCTAAGCCCCTACCAATATAACAATATATCAGTCTTATCAGAGTCCATTACATACTGTACTTAATTGATATACAAATTATTTTGGAGTTTATCACAAAAAATCATGGCCCTAAGAAAAATCTATAAATCCTCTCTGCTATTCAGTAGTTTTTTATCATTAAATTTAGTTAATCTTTAACTTGTAACAAGCAAATAAACTGTCTCATTAAGGCCTTGAGATTTTCAAAATGCCATGTACAATACCTTTTATTGGTTGGGGGCGTTTTATATGTGCTTAATTACCCACAGCAGCCGTGCATGTGGCCgataaaagtgttttttctcAGTGAATTAGATCAGATTTATTCTTTTCATTGAAAAAAAATTTACAATTACTTTTTTCCCAACaatttatattacattttatatctTACATATCTCAGTAGTTACCATTTTATCAAGATGCTCAATAGACCTGTAGATCTCCCCTTGAGATTCATCATAGTATGTATAGCGAAACCGTTGACCTTCAAGAGAGAAACACACCGCAGTACACAGCTGGGTACAGTCAAGTAATTATGCCATTTAGACCAAATTATCCTTGCATCACAAACTgctgttttcagtgtgtcatGTCAGTACATACCCCAATGGCAGAAGTCAGATGAGATGATGAAAAGGTTAGAAGGGTCTGCCAGGTATTTGCTAAGCAGCTTCCCATACTCCTGTTCCTTTGACTCACTCAGCGCACCCACCAGCACAGGCACGATGCTAAACTCGTCTTTGTGGCTgcaacataaataataataacttaacTTTTACAtgctaaaaacaacaactttgtgACTTTAGTCTCACTGGTCAACATCAATGGTGTGATTTCAACTTGTTATTTCCCATTATGGAGTCACTTAGCTCAGTTCAAGTTCTACTACATGATCCCTGTTTTTCAGAACCATGAAAATGGCTCTGTCTCCAGCCAACCTAACAGAAGGTTGTATAAATTATGCACATCCATGTGTCCCTGCACCAGTGTGATTCTGGTTTACAATAGTGCCTGGTGCATAGTATAGGAGGTCAAGGAA
The Pelmatolapia mariae isolate MD_Pm_ZW linkage group LG13, Pm_UMD_F_2, whole genome shotgun sequence DNA segment above includes these coding regions:
- the memo1 gene encoding protein MEMO1; its protein translation is MSNRVVCREASHAGSWYSASGSQLNAQLEGWLSQAQSTIRPARAIIAPHAGYTYCGACAAHAYKQVDPSITRRVFILGPSHHVPLSRCALSPADIYRTPLYDLRIDQKVYADLWKTGLFERMSLQTDEDEHSIEMHLPYTAKAMESHKDEFSIVPVLVGALSESKEQEYGKLLSKYLADPSNLFIISSDFCHWGQRFRYTYYDESQGEIYRSIEHLDKMGMGIIEQLDPMSFTNYLKKYRNTICGRHPIGVLLNAVAELRKSGLEMNFTFLNYAQSSQCRNWQDSSVSYAAGALIVH